From a single Hymenobacter sp. YIM 151500-1 genomic region:
- a CDS encoding TonB-dependent receptor, producing the protein MLRPLPCLFLFALPAMCAAAPIPAPADASCLATLRLGGDETAQRGRLAGRVTDAGEQPVEGATVALKGTSHGTTTTTDGGFRLSAPAGAYQLVVSSLGYTTQEVAVTIVAGETTTLPAFALAQSSQQLREVTVTGSKGLNERPVAIGKLPVAPLDLPQSTVTIERQVLEQQQVLRLSDVLANVSGVYVMGATGGTQEEIASRGFALGSNNTFKNGVRFNNGIMPEASSLERFEVLKGSNAILYGNVAAGGVLNLVTKKPRFERGGSVGLRAGSFGFWKPMVDVYGGVGSSQRVAFRLNGTYEQGNSFRDEVETNRVYFNPSLLFKLTPKTDLIVEGDYLRDRRTPDFGIGAINYEILPSRSRFLNVPGALNSTDQTSATATLTSRLTDAWQLRAVAGFQRYDNELRSATRPVPSGAAATYGDLTRGLQRTETAENYFLAQLDLMGKFRTGALEHAVLLGVDADQYQTRALVYTNPASPTKAGTAVSAFDIINILDPAKQIAQPKERLTGFQNLVRNTYTQGNTRRAGFYAQDLLSLSPKVKLLAGLRWSYQETPSDIYYYNTVANTTSKLAGTLANNRRFDQAFSPRVGVVYQPIKTTALFASYANSFVPNTSAAALDLNGQPLPPSVLDQFEVGLKNDLFKGLLTANVTAYHIVNNNQVQTVLPNDPRYATATIKNGAQELAGEVTSKGVEVDVQSKPVFGASLIAGYSYNNTAFTKSNLYDSGSRLRYNPAHTANLSLFYNFGSVFGDNGLLRGFTAGLTGYYVGDRLAGRNPRQVNPATGQPWVSNGQPATDTFKYIALPNYTQLDASLGYTYQRATLRVKLANVLNELSYNVHDDNSVNPIAPRNVSATFSYQL; encoded by the coding sequence ATGCTCCGCCCTCTCCCCTGCCTATTCCTATTTGCGCTTCCCGCCATGTGTGCTGCGGCGCCGATTCCTGCCCCAGCTGACGCGTCCTGCCTGGCCACACTGCGGCTTGGCGGCGACGAAACCGCGCAGCGGGGACGCCTGGCGGGGCGGGTGACGGATGCCGGCGAGCAGCCAGTGGAGGGAGCCACGGTGGCGCTGAAGGGGACTTCGCATGGCACTACCACCACCACAGATGGTGGCTTCCGGTTATCGGCTCCTGCCGGGGCGTATCAGCTGGTGGTGAGCAGCCTGGGCTATACCACCCAGGAGGTGGCCGTGACCATCGTGGCCGGCGAAACGACCACGCTGCCCGCATTTGCCCTGGCCCAGAGCAGCCAGCAGCTACGCGAGGTTACCGTGACCGGCTCCAAGGGCCTGAATGAGCGGCCCGTGGCCATTGGCAAGCTGCCGGTGGCGCCGCTGGACCTGCCCCAGAGCACCGTCACGATTGAGCGACAGGTGCTGGAGCAGCAGCAGGTGCTGCGCCTCAGCGACGTGCTGGCCAACGTGAGTGGGGTGTACGTGATGGGCGCCACGGGCGGCACCCAGGAGGAAATTGCCAGCCGCGGCTTTGCCCTGGGCAGCAACAATACCTTCAAGAACGGAGTGCGCTTCAACAACGGCATCATGCCCGAGGCGTCGTCGCTGGAGCGGTTTGAGGTGCTGAAGGGCAGCAATGCCATCCTGTACGGCAACGTGGCCGCGGGCGGGGTGCTCAACCTGGTCACCAAAAAGCCCCGCTTCGAGCGGGGCGGCTCGGTGGGGCTGCGCGCGGGTAGCTTCGGGTTCTGGAAGCCCATGGTAGACGTGTACGGCGGTGTGGGCAGTAGCCAGCGCGTGGCCTTCCGGCTGAACGGCACCTACGAGCAGGGCAACAGCTTCCGCGACGAGGTAGAAACTAACCGCGTGTACTTCAACCCTTCCCTGCTGTTTAAGCTGACACCGAAAACCGACCTCATCGTGGAAGGCGACTACCTGCGCGACCGGCGCACGCCCGACTTCGGTATCGGGGCCATCAACTACGAGATTCTGCCCTCGCGCAGCCGCTTTCTGAACGTGCCCGGCGCCCTGAACAGTACCGACCAGACCAGCGCCACCGCCACGCTCACCTCCCGCCTCACCGATGCTTGGCAGCTGCGGGCTGTGGCCGGCTTCCAGCGCTACGACAACGAGCTGCGCAGTGCCACCCGGCCCGTGCCCAGCGGCGCGGCGGCCACCTACGGCGACCTGACCCGCGGCCTGCAACGCACCGAAACCGCCGAAAACTACTTCCTGGCCCAGCTCGACCTGATGGGCAAGTTCCGCACGGGCGCCCTGGAGCATGCCGTGCTGCTGGGGGTGGATGCCGACCAGTATCAAACCCGGGCGCTGGTTTACACCAACCCCGCCTCGCCCACCAAGGCAGGCACGGCTGTGTCTGCTTTCGACATCATCAACATCCTGGACCCGGCCAAACAGATTGCCCAGCCAAAAGAGCGGCTGACCGGCTTCCAGAACCTGGTGCGCAACACCTACACCCAAGGCAACACCCGCCGCGCGGGCTTCTACGCCCAGGACCTGCTCAGCCTCAGCCCGAAAGTAAAGCTGCTGGCCGGCCTGCGCTGGAGCTACCAGGAAACGCCCAGCGACATCTACTACTACAACACCGTGGCCAACACGACCAGCAAGCTGGCCGGCACGCTGGCCAACAACCGCCGCTTCGACCAAGCTTTTTCGCCGCGGGTGGGCGTGGTGTATCAGCCCATCAAGACCACGGCTCTGTTTGCCTCCTATGCCAACTCCTTCGTGCCCAATACCAGCGCCGCGGCCCTGGACCTGAACGGGCAGCCGCTGCCGCCCTCGGTGCTCGACCAGTTTGAGGTGGGCCTCAAGAACGACCTGTTCAAAGGGCTGCTGACGGCCAACGTGACGGCCTACCACATCGTCAACAACAACCAGGTGCAGACGGTGCTACCCAACGACCCGCGGTACGCCACGGCCACCATCAAGAACGGCGCGCAGGAGCTGGCCGGCGAGGTAACGAGCAAGGGCGTGGAGGTCGACGTGCAGAGCAAGCCCGTGTTCGGCGCCTCGCTGATTGCCGGCTACAGCTACAACAACACGGCTTTTACCAAGAGCAACCTCTACGACAGCGGCAGCCGCCTGCGCTACAACCCGGCCCACACGGCCAACCTGAGTTTGTTCTACAACTTCGGCAGCGTGTTCGGCGACAACGGCCTGCTGCGCGGCTTCACGGCCGGCCTGACGGGCTACTACGTGGGCGACCGGCTGGCCGGCCGCAACCCGCGCCAGGTGAACCCGGCCACGGGTCAGCCCTGGGTCAGCAACGGCCAGCCCGCCACCGATACGTTTAAGTACATAGCCCTGCCCAACTACACCCAGCTCGACGCCTCCCTGGGCTACACCTACCAGCGGGCTACGCTGCGCGTGAAGCTGGCCAACGTGCTCAACGAGCTGAGCTACAACGTGCACGACGACAACAGCGTGAACCCCATTGCCCCGCGCAACGTCTCGGCCACGTTCAGCTACCAACTCTGA
- a CDS encoding LLM class flavin-dependent oxidoreductase, translated as MKTPSALRLSVLDQSPVPQGRTPREALLHTLELARLADQLGYTRFWVSEHHNTRTLAGSAPEVLLARLGAETSRIRLGSGGVMLPHYSALKVAESFRVLETLYPGRIDLGIGRAPGTDRITAHALNPHNTFRDEDFAEQLMDLRAFLRDEVVPDTIHMKVKAAPFTDTRPALWLLSSSGQSGLFAAQLGAAFSFAHFINPQGGPNMVELYRQRFRPSPELAEPLANVAIFVLCADTEAHARRLANNLALQLLKLETGNFTPIGPAEEVDLAALPAEHRARLAYHNQRLVFGTPEQVKPQLEQLAANYGVDEICAVTITHDFADRLRSYELLAEACGLPEQGQAEAVSEAASW; from the coding sequence ATGAAAACACCTTCCGCCTTGCGGTTAAGTGTGCTCGACCAGTCGCCGGTGCCGCAGGGACGCACCCCGCGCGAGGCCCTGCTGCACACCCTGGAGCTGGCCCGCCTGGCCGACCAGCTCGGCTACACCCGGTTTTGGGTGAGTGAGCACCACAACACCCGTACGCTGGCTGGCTCGGCGCCGGAGGTGCTGCTGGCCCGCCTGGGCGCCGAAACCTCCCGCATCCGGCTGGGCTCGGGCGGGGTGATGCTGCCCCACTACTCGGCCCTGAAAGTAGCCGAGAGCTTCCGGGTGCTCGAAACCCTGTACCCCGGCCGCATCGACCTGGGCATCGGCCGCGCGCCCGGCACCGACCGGATTACGGCTCACGCCCTCAACCCGCACAACACCTTCCGCGACGAGGACTTTGCCGAGCAACTCATGGACCTGCGCGCTTTTCTGCGCGACGAAGTGGTGCCCGACACCATTCATATGAAAGTGAAGGCCGCGCCGTTTACCGACACCCGGCCGGCGCTGTGGCTGCTTAGCTCCAGCGGGCAGAGCGGGTTGTTTGCAGCCCAGCTGGGGGCGGCGTTTTCGTTTGCTCACTTCATCAACCCCCAGGGCGGCCCCAACATGGTGGAGCTGTACCGGCAGCGGTTCCGGCCCTCGCCGGAACTGGCCGAGCCCCTGGCCAACGTGGCCATCTTCGTGCTCTGCGCCGACACCGAAGCCCACGCCCGGCGCCTGGCCAACAACCTGGCCCTGCAACTGCTGAAGCTGGAAACCGGCAACTTCACGCCCATTGGTCCGGCCGAGGAAGTGGACCTGGCCGCCCTGCCCGCTGAGCACCGCGCCCGGCTGGCGTACCACAACCAGCGCCTGGTGTTCGGCACGCCGGAGCAGGTGAAGCCGCAGCTGGAGCAGCTGGCCGCTAACTACGGCGTGGACGAAATCTGCGCCGTAACCATCACCCACGATTTCGCCGACCGGCTCCGCTCCTACGAGCTGCTGGCTGAGGCCTGTGGTCTGCCGGAGCAAGGGCAGGCCGAAGCGGTCAGCGAGGCGGCTTCTTGGTAG
- a CDS encoding CatB-related O-acetyltransferase → MHGPDPATLHPLPHHRRLVFLKNLITRPNIIVGDYTYYDDLDDPANFERNVLYHFDFLGDRLIIGKFCALASGVKFIMNGGNHETAPISTYPFAIFGGGWETLMAGQDVRDKYPSKGDTVVGHDVWIGHEATIMPGVHIGNGAVVATKAVVTRHVPAYAIVAGNPAQVLRFRFDEATVERLNRLAWWDWPAQKITRHLHLLNAADVDALEQVAGSDGW, encoded by the coding sequence ATGCACGGCCCCGACCCCGCTACGCTCCATCCGCTGCCCCACCACCGCAGGCTGGTGTTTCTCAAAAACCTTATCACCCGGCCCAACATCATCGTGGGCGACTACACGTACTACGACGACCTGGACGACCCCGCCAATTTCGAGCGGAATGTGCTGTATCACTTCGATTTCCTTGGCGACCGGCTCATCATCGGGAAGTTTTGCGCTCTGGCTTCGGGGGTGAAGTTTATCATGAACGGCGGCAACCACGAGACAGCCCCCATTTCTACCTATCCATTCGCCATTTTCGGGGGCGGCTGGGAGACGCTGATGGCCGGGCAGGACGTGCGCGACAAGTACCCCTCGAAGGGTGATACCGTGGTGGGCCACGACGTCTGGATTGGGCACGAAGCCACCATCATGCCCGGCGTGCACATCGGCAACGGCGCCGTCGTGGCCACGAAGGCCGTGGTAACGCGCCATGTACCCGCCTACGCCATTGTGGCCGGCAACCCGGCCCAGGTACTCCGCTTCCGCTTCGACGAAGCCACCGTGGAGCGCCTGAACCGCCTGGCGTGGTGGGACTGGCCGGCCCAGAAAATCACCCGTCACCTGCATCTGCTCAACGCCGCCGATGTAGATGCCTTGGAGCAGGTAGCCGGGTCAGATGGCTGGTAA
- a CDS encoding sulfite exporter TauE/SafE family protein: MISAFTIALLCGAAFLAGLIDSVVGGGGLIQLPAMLLLLKGTPVPTIFGTGKVSSLMGTAAALRRYAGQVPLRWRAVGTAAVVAGVFSWLGARVVSRLPQELLPPLVLGLLVVIAVYTFWRKDFGSIHAPRLPARREPLYGAAVGLVIGFYDGFFGPGTGSFLLFAFVGLFGYDFITSSASAKLVNVATNLAALAYFASTGQILWSVALPMAASNIVGSTLGAHLALRHGTGFVRGLFLLVVSVFIIKLGWQVVNE; encoded by the coding sequence ATGATTTCAGCCTTTACCATAGCCCTGCTGTGCGGGGCGGCTTTTCTGGCCGGATTGATTGATTCCGTGGTGGGCGGGGGCGGGCTGATTCAGCTGCCGGCCATGCTGCTGCTGCTCAAGGGCACGCCGGTACCCACCATTTTTGGCACCGGCAAGGTATCCTCATTGATGGGCACGGCCGCGGCGCTGCGGCGCTACGCCGGGCAGGTGCCGCTGCGCTGGCGGGCAGTAGGTACGGCGGCAGTTGTGGCGGGGGTGTTTTCGTGGCTGGGGGCGCGGGTGGTGAGCCGCCTGCCCCAGGAGCTGCTGCCGCCGCTGGTGCTGGGGCTGCTGGTCGTCATTGCCGTTTACACCTTCTGGCGCAAAGACTTTGGCTCCATCCACGCCCCGCGTCTGCCCGCCCGGCGCGAGCCGCTGTACGGCGCCGCCGTGGGCCTGGTCATCGGCTTCTACGACGGGTTTTTCGGGCCGGGCACGGGGTCGTTTCTGCTGTTTGCCTTCGTGGGGCTGTTCGGCTACGATTTTATCACTTCGTCGGCCTCGGCCAAGCTGGTCAACGTGGCCACCAACCTGGCGGCCCTGGCCTACTTCGCCTCCACGGGCCAGATTCTCTGGTCCGTCGCCTTACCCATGGCCGCCAGCAACATCGTCGGCTCCACGCTGGGCGCCCACCTGGCCCTGCGCCACGGTACCGGCTTCGTGCGCGGCCTGTTCCTGCTGGTCGTCAGCGTCTTTATTATCAAGCTGGGCTGGCAGGTGGTGAATGAGTAA
- a CDS encoding SDR family NAD(P)-dependent oxidoreductase has product MKRETRNTWLAAAAGLGALAATTLYLNRRGSYDLAGRVVLITGGSRGLGLVLARQAVAEGAKVAICARDADELERARQELTQDGAEVLALVRDLTSADEVRGLVEQVQRQLGPIDVLVNNAGIITAGPLDHMDLPEYEDSMNTHFWAPLHAMQAVLPAMRRRGEGRIVNIASVGGKVAVPHLAPYCASKFALVGLSEGFRAELLQYGIQVTTVCPGLMRTGSARHAIVKGQHKKEYATFIIADSLPALTVDAESAARQIWNACRRGDAELIIGLPAKVLSAFHGLLPGTTANLLSWVNRALPGPAGEAGDERRRGYESESEVSRSWLTNLTRKAEKQNNEV; this is encoded by the coding sequence ATGAAACGTGAAACCCGAAACACCTGGCTGGCCGCCGCCGCTGGCCTGGGCGCCTTAGCCGCCACCACCCTTTACCTCAACCGCCGCGGCTCCTACGACCTCGCCGGCCGCGTGGTCCTCATCACGGGCGGCTCGCGCGGCCTGGGGCTGGTGCTGGCCCGGCAGGCCGTGGCCGAAGGTGCCAAAGTCGCCATTTGCGCCCGCGACGCCGACGAGCTGGAGCGCGCCCGCCAGGAGCTAACCCAGGACGGCGCCGAGGTGCTGGCCCTGGTGCGCGACCTGACCAGCGCCGACGAAGTGCGCGGCCTGGTGGAGCAAGTGCAGCGCCAGCTGGGACCCATTGATGTGCTGGTCAACAACGCCGGCATCATCACGGCCGGCCCCCTCGACCACATGGACCTGCCCGAGTACGAGGATTCCATGAACACCCACTTCTGGGCGCCGCTGCACGCCATGCAGGCCGTGCTGCCGGCCATGCGCCGCCGTGGCGAGGGCCGCATCGTGAACATTGCCTCGGTGGGCGGCAAGGTGGCCGTGCCCCACCTGGCTCCCTACTGCGCCAGCAAGTTTGCCCTGGTAGGTCTGAGCGAGGGGTTCCGGGCCGAGCTGCTGCAATACGGCATTCAGGTCACCACTGTGTGCCCCGGCCTGATGCGCACTGGCAGCGCCCGCCACGCCATCGTCAAAGGCCAGCATAAAAAGGAGTACGCCACCTTCATTATTGCCGACTCCCTGCCCGCCCTCACGGTGGATGCCGAGTCGGCGGCGCGGCAGATCTGGAATGCCTGCCGCCGCGGCGACGCCGAGCTAATCATCGGCTTGCCGGCCAAGGTGCTGTCGGCTTTTCACGGCCTGCTGCCGGGCACCACGGCCAACCTGCTCAGCTGGGTGAACCGCGCCCTGCCCGGCCCCGCCGGCGAGGCCGGCGACGAGCGCCGCCGCGGCTACGAAAGCGAGTCGGAAGTGTCGCGCTCCTGGCTCACCAACCTCACCCGCAAGGCCGAAAAGCAGAACAACGAGGTGTAA
- a CDS encoding prolipoprotein diacylglyceryl transferase, translating to MAYPVHLTMGSLTLPIHLLLEVLAYSGGFRLYQYLRTRTQDLISDEHRLLIFVGCATGGLLGSRVLGLLEHPELLGHPPGGWVYYLTNKTIVGGLLGGLIGVELTKRHLGITASSGDLMVFPILLGMSIGRLGCHLSGLEDGTFGTATALPWGIDFGDGVARHPTNLYEIGWLVLLGAGLWLLERRRPLPNGWRFRLFMVGYLLFRLLVEFIKPTPAPAGWGLTAIQWACVAGLGYYVWLFGRDGVVSQHQVV from the coding sequence GTGGCCTATCCTGTTCATCTAACCATGGGCTCCCTTACGCTGCCCATCCACTTGCTGCTGGAGGTGCTGGCGTATTCCGGGGGCTTTCGGCTGTACCAGTACTTGCGCACTCGCACCCAGGACCTCATTTCCGACGAGCACCGCCTCCTGATTTTTGTAGGCTGCGCGACGGGGGGCCTGCTTGGGTCGCGGGTGCTGGGCCTGCTGGAGCACCCGGAGCTGCTGGGGCACCCGCCCGGCGGCTGGGTGTACTACCTCACCAACAAAACCATTGTGGGCGGCCTGCTTGGTGGCCTGATAGGAGTGGAGCTAACCAAGCGGCACCTTGGCATCACGGCTTCCAGCGGCGACCTGATGGTATTTCCCATCCTGCTGGGTATGAGCATCGGGCGGCTAGGCTGCCACCTCTCCGGCCTCGAAGACGGCACCTTCGGCACGGCCACAGCCTTGCCCTGGGGCATTGACTTCGGCGACGGCGTAGCGCGCCACCCTACCAACTTGTACGAAATTGGGTGGCTAGTCCTGCTTGGGGCTGGGCTGTGGTTGCTGGAGCGGCGCAGGCCGCTCCCGAATGGCTGGCGGTTCCGGCTGTTTATGGTGGGCTACCTGCTATTCCGCCTGCTGGTGGAGTTCATCAAGCCCACGCCCGCCCCGGCCGGCTGGGGCCTCACGGCTATACAATGGGCTTGTGTAGCCGGGCTGGGGTATTATGTCTGGCTGTTTGGGCGGGATGGAGTAGTAAGTCAACATCAAGTAGTATAA
- a CDS encoding radical SAM protein, producing MPERPYTYYDFTLSLCPHCLRRVEAKIVFEDGGVYMLKRCPEHGRQRVLIATDVEYYKSIRNYVKPSETPRRFNTATHYGCPYDCGLCQDHEQHSCLTVIEITDRCNLTCPTCYAESSPLHGRHRTLAEVEAMVDVLVENEGEPDVVQISGGEPTLHPQFWEILDMCKRKPIKHLMVNTNGVRLAKDEEFVARLATYAGAFEVYLQFDSFRQEALEALRGRDLRQVRLQALEHLNKYNLSTTLVVTLQKGLNDDEMGDIIDFALRQRCVRGVTFQPTQAAGRLEHFDPATDRLSLTEVRQGIIRQSSVFTAQDLLPVPCNPDALAMAYALKLDGEVFPLTRYVDPADLLQSAGNTIVYERDPRLRQHLLRLFSTANTVDTVLPEMNQLLCCLPQVQAPNLGYDNLFRIIILQFMDAWNFDVRAVKKSCVHIVSKDLKIIPFETMNLLYRDAEKQQRLEVLRDIPVL from the coding sequence ATGCCCGAACGGCCCTATACTTACTACGACTTTACCCTGAGCCTCTGTCCGCACTGCCTGCGCCGCGTTGAGGCCAAGATTGTGTTTGAAGATGGCGGCGTGTACATGCTCAAGCGCTGCCCGGAACACGGCCGCCAGCGCGTGCTCATTGCCACCGACGTAGAGTACTACAAAAGCATCCGCAACTACGTGAAGCCTAGCGAAACGCCGCGCCGCTTCAACACCGCCACTCACTACGGCTGCCCCTACGACTGCGGCCTGTGCCAGGACCACGAGCAACACTCCTGCCTCACCGTCATTGAAATTACGGACCGCTGCAACCTCACCTGCCCCACCTGCTACGCCGAGAGCAGCCCCCTGCACGGCCGGCACCGCACGCTGGCCGAGGTAGAAGCCATGGTGGATGTGCTGGTAGAAAACGAGGGTGAGCCCGACGTAGTGCAGATTTCGGGCGGGGAGCCCACGCTGCACCCCCAGTTCTGGGAGATTCTGGACATGTGCAAGCGCAAGCCCATCAAGCACCTGATGGTGAACACCAATGGCGTACGCCTGGCCAAAGACGAGGAGTTTGTAGCCCGCCTGGCTACCTACGCCGGGGCGTTTGAGGTGTATCTACAATTCGACTCGTTCAGGCAAGAGGCGCTGGAAGCCCTGCGCGGGCGCGACCTGCGCCAGGTGCGCCTCCAGGCCCTGGAACACCTCAACAAATACAACCTCAGCACCACGCTGGTCGTGACCTTGCAAAAGGGGCTGAACGATGATGAAATGGGCGACATCATCGACTTTGCCCTCCGGCAGCGCTGCGTGCGGGGCGTCACGTTCCAACCCACCCAAGCCGCCGGCCGCTTAGAGCACTTCGACCCCGCCACCGACCGGCTCAGCCTCACCGAAGTGCGCCAGGGCATTATCCGGCAAAGCTCGGTGTTCACGGCCCAGGACTTGCTGCCCGTGCCCTGCAACCCCGATGCCCTGGCCATGGCCTACGCCCTCAAGCTCGACGGCGAGGTGTTTCCGCTCACGCGCTACGTAGACCCCGCCGACCTGCTCCAGAGCGCCGGCAACACCATTGTATACGAGCGGGACCCGCGCCTGCGCCAGCACCTGTTGCGCCTGTTTAGCACGGCCAATACCGTGGATACGGTGCTGCCCGAGATGAACCAGCTGCTCTGCTGCCTGCCCCAGGTGCAGGCCCCCAACCTGGGCTACGACAACCTATTCCGCATCATCATCCTACAGTTTATGGACGCGTGGAACTTCGACGTGCGGGCCGTCAAGAAGTCCTGTGTGCACATCGTTAGCAAGGACCTGAAAATCATTCCTTTCGAAACCATGAACCTGCTCTACCGCGACGCTGAAAAGCAGCAGCGGCTGGAGGTTCTGCGCGACATTCCAGTGCTGTAA
- the mutM gene encoding DNA-formamidopyrimidine glycosylase, with product MPELPEVETYRRFLHELVVAQTITALEVHDAHVLAVDEDTLRQAVVGRTVRDTGRLGKNCFLLLDDGRVLVLHFGMTGDVGAYRDPADRPRFTRVTLYLDSGLRVAFIDPRKFGRIRLADSIETYQQAKKLGPDALDISPEQLQQKLQRRKVAVKPLLLDQSITAGLGNWIVDEVLFQAGIHPERLAHTLQADEYQALHGAIQHVLGTAIRHEATYRHFPADFLIHARQWDDSATPGTDAHRFCPRHANTEIVKSYVGGRATYVCPVCQPAPTLA from the coding sequence GTGCCCGAACTACCCGAAGTAGAAACTTACCGCCGCTTTCTTCACGAACTAGTTGTAGCGCAAACCATAACCGCGCTGGAAGTGCACGATGCCCACGTGCTGGCCGTTGACGAAGACACGTTGCGCCAGGCCGTGGTGGGCCGAACCGTCCGGGATACGGGGCGTCTAGGTAAAAACTGCTTTCTGCTGCTCGACGATGGCCGGGTGCTGGTGCTGCACTTTGGCATGACCGGTGACGTGGGCGCCTACCGCGACCCAGCCGACCGACCCCGGTTTACGCGTGTGACCTTGTACCTGGACTCCGGCCTGCGCGTTGCCTTCATCGACCCGCGCAAGTTCGGGCGCATCCGGCTGGCCGACAGCATCGAAACCTACCAGCAGGCCAAGAAGCTGGGCCCCGACGCCCTGGACATCAGCCCGGAGCAGCTGCAGCAGAAACTGCAACGCCGCAAAGTAGCCGTGAAGCCCCTCTTGTTAGACCAGAGCATCACGGCAGGCTTGGGCAACTGGATTGTGGACGAGGTGCTGTTTCAGGCCGGCATCCACCCGGAGCGCCTCGCCCATACGCTACAAGCCGACGAGTACCAGGCCCTGCACGGCGCCATTCAGCATGTGCTAGGCACGGCCATCCGGCATGAAGCCACCTACCGCCATTTTCCGGCCGACTTCCTGATTCACGCCCGGCAGTGGGACGACTCCGCCACCCCCGGCACCGATGCCCACCGGTTTTGCCCCCGCCACGCCAATACGGAAATTGTAAAAAGCTACGTGGGCGGCCGAGCTACGTACGTATGCCCGGTTTGCCAGCCTGCGCCCACTTTAGCATAA
- a CDS encoding PhzF family phenazine biosynthesis protein — protein sequence MPRSYPFLLVDAFTDTALGGNPCAVVLDADTLADEQMQRLAREFNQSETAFVRRSAVADFGVRYFTPAEEIPLAGHPTIATLTALLHTGRLPLPGLEAPLRLQLELLHGPIQVEVLAPPVPGTPAPVWMTQRRPEFGRTHDPAVVLPFFGLSPDDVHPGAPLHTVSTGTPQLMVLLRGPEALRRARLADAAGLDQYRAASGFFSTHLFCLGGATAAGHTFARHFCTPPDVVEDPVTGSATGGMAAYLWHYGCLSRPEFVAEQGHWLGRPGTVHVRLDGTPTNLQAVRIGGTGIVVVSGTLTV from the coding sequence ATGCCGCGCTCCTACCCTTTTCTGCTGGTTGACGCTTTCACCGATACGGCCCTGGGCGGCAACCCGTGCGCCGTAGTGCTGGATGCCGATACGCTGGCCGACGAGCAGATGCAACGCCTGGCGCGGGAGTTCAATCAGTCGGAAACGGCCTTTGTGCGCCGCTCGGCAGTGGCCGACTTTGGGGTGCGCTACTTCACGCCAGCCGAGGAAATTCCGCTGGCGGGCCACCCTACCATTGCCACGCTCACGGCGCTGCTGCACACCGGCCGCCTGCCACTGCCTGGCCTGGAGGCGCCGCTCCGTTTGCAGCTGGAGCTGCTGCACGGCCCCATTCAGGTAGAGGTGCTGGCCCCGCCGGTGCCCGGTACCCCGGCGCCGGTGTGGATGACCCAGCGGCGGCCGGAATTTGGCCGCACCCACGACCCGGCCGTGGTGCTGCCTTTTTTTGGCCTCTCGCCCGATGATGTGCACCCCGGTGCCCCTTTGCACACCGTAAGCACCGGCACACCCCAGCTCATGGTGCTGCTGCGCGGCCCCGAAGCCCTGCGCCGGGCCCGCCTGGCCGACGCCGCTGGCCTCGACCAGTACCGGGCCGCGTCCGGCTTTTTCAGCACCCACCTCTTTTGCCTGGGCGGGGCCACGGCGGCCGGGCACACGTTTGCCCGCCACTTCTGCACCCCGCCCGACGTGGTGGAAGACCCCGTAACGGGCTCCGCCACCGGGGGCATGGCTGCCTACCTCTGGCACTACGGTTGTCTGTCCCGGCCCGAGTTTGTGGCCGAGCAAGGCCACTGGCTGGGCCGCCCCGGCACCGTGCACGTCCGCCTCGACGGCACCCCCACCAACCTGCAAGCCGTGCGCATCGGGGGCACAGGTATCGTGGTAGTCAGCGGCACCCTGACCGTGTAA